The following nucleotide sequence is from Borrelia coriaceae.
TTCCGTCGATGTGAACTCTTGGGAAGGATAAGCCTGTTATCCCCGGAGTACCTTTTATTCGTTAAGTGACGGCGCTTCCACTCGCTACCGCCAGATCACTAAGACCTACTTTCGTATCTGCTCGACTTGTCAGTCTCACAGTTAAGCTACCTTATGCCTTTACACTTACAGAGTGATTTCCAACCACTCTAAGGTAACCTTTGCGCACCTCCGTTACTCTTTAGGAGGCGACCGCCCCAGTCAAACTACCCACCTGGCACTTTCCTCATATTAATATGAGTTAGAAACTTAATTAAACAAGGGTGGTATTTCAAGTGCGACTCCACTATCCCTAACGAGATAGCTTCAAAGTCTCCCACCTATCCTACACATATTTAACCAAATCTCAATACCAAGCTATAGTAAAGGTTCACGGGGTCTTTCCGTCTAACCACAAGTAATCGGCATCTTCACCGATACTTCAATTTCACCGAGCTCCACGTTGAGACAGCGTCCAAATCGTTACACCATTCGTGCGGGTCGGAACTTACCCGACAAGGAATTTCGCTACCTTAGGACCGTTATAGTTACGGCCGCCGTTTACTGGGGCTTAAATTCAATGCTTCGTTTTGACACTAACATCTCCTCTTAACCTTCCAGCACCGGGCAGGTGTCAGTCCCTATACCTCTCTTTACAGATTTGCAGAGACCTGTGTTTTTGGTAAACAGTCGTTTGGACCATTTTTATGCTACCTAATCGCTTAGGTCATACTTATCCCGAAGTTACGTATGTATTTTGCAGAGTTCCTTAACGTGGATTCTCTCGCGCGCCTTAGAATTTTCATCCCACCTACCTGTGTCGGTTTGCGGTACGGTCTCTTATAGCCTAACCTTAGAAGTTATTTCTTGGCACCTTGACTACCTACATTTCATGTTGCCGAGACAACACTCATCATCACATCTCAGCTCTCTTAGCGGATTTTCCTACTAAGATCAACACCTTAATGCTTAAACTAGGACTACCATCGCCTAGCAGTAGTTAACCTCATGCGTCACTCCAATCGAAACTATAAGAGGTACGGGAATATTAACCCGTTTCCCATCGACTTCACTTTTCAGTTTTGCCTTAGGGGCCGACTAACCCTGGGAAGACGACCTTCACCCAGGAAACCTTAGGTTTTCGGCGAATGGGGATCTCACCCATTTTTTCGTTACTCATACCTGCATTCTCACTTCTGATACCTCCATCAAACTTTCCAGTTTGACTTCTCAGGCTTACAGAACGCTCCTCTACCATTCTAACCTAAATTAGAATCCAAAGCTTCGGTAATGTATTTAGCCCCGTTACATTGTCGGCGCTTAAGTACTCGACCAGTGAGCTATTACGCACTCTTTAAAGGTATGGCTGCTTCTAAGCCAACCTCCTGGCTGTTTACGTACCTAAACTTCCTTTTCCACTTAATACATTTTGGAGACCTTAGCTGTTGGTCTGGGTTGTTTCCCTCTCGACCATGGACCTTAGCGCCCATAGTCTCACTCCTATTCATCATGCAATAGCATTCGGAGTTTAGCTGAGTTTGGTACCCTTTGACAGGCCCTAGCTCAATTAGTGCTCTACCTCTATTGCACTAAAATAAGGCTGAACTTAAATCCATTTCGAGGAGAACCAGCTATATCCGAGTTTGTTTAGCCTTTCACTCCTATTCACAGCTCATCCCTGCCTTTTTAAACAGACTAGAGTTCGGCCCTCCACTTGGTCTTACCCAAGCTTCAGCCTGGCCATAAATAGATCACTCGGCTTCGGGTCTACCACATCTAACTAAATCGCCCGTTTAAGACTCGCTTTCGCTAGGGCTCCAGCACTACTATGCCTTAACCTTGCTAGACATGATAACTCGCAGGTTCATTATGCAAAAGGCACGCCATCACCATGAATAATCATGGCTTTGACTGCTTGTAAGTCTACGGTTTCAGTTCTATTTCACTCCCCTCCCGGGGTTCTTTTCACCTTTCCCTCACGGTACTCTTCACTATCGGTAGCTTTATAGTATTTAGCCTTGGAGAGTGGTCTCCCCAGATTCAGACAAGGTTTCTCGTGTCCCGTCCTACTTAGGAACATCTTTAAGAAGATATTTACATTTAAATTACAGGGCTATCACCTTCTTTGGCTAACCTTTCCAAGTTATTCTTCTATATAAATATTTTGTAACTTCTCAGCTTATTGCAGACTAAGCTTCAAGCGTCCTACAACCCTCTAAATGCAACGCTCTGCAGCTTGACACATTTAAAGTTTAGGCTAATCCCTTTTCGTTCGCCACTACTTAGGGAATCTCTTCGATTTCTTTTCCTCAGGGTACTTAGATGGTTCACTTCCCCTGGTATAGCCTCTACTACATACATAGCAGATAATTAGCATCTAGCTAATTGGATTACTCCATTCGGTGACCTTGGGATCATAAAATGTTTGCTTCTCCCCCAAGATTTTCGCAGCTTACCACGACCTTCTTCGCCTTAAAGCTCCTAGGCATCCACCATAGACTCTTTATTACTTTGACCATATTTTTATCTTCCATCTCTATTTTGCCAATCGTTTATACAACATAAAATAATATATACTTTTCACTTTACTATGTCAATACCATTATCATACTTTTTATTAAATAATTTCTTTAATAATTCAAAAATACAGTATCGTAACTATTGCTATAAAAATATTTCTACAAAATTAAAAACAAAATAATTTATGAAAAACAAACACATAATGCATAAAATACATAGAATAATAAATAAAATATTTACCTTAAATACAATCAAGTAAGTATTTACAATCCAAATGGTTCAAATAAAATGTAAAGAAAAGATTGATTAAAATTGAATATCAAGATCAAAAAATTCAATCAAAAATTTTGCAACTCCATCTTCCTCATTACTGAATTTTGTAAACTCGTTGTTTGGTAAATTATTCTTAACACACTCATTTGCATTTTTCATGAGAATGCCCTTTCCAACATTTTTCAACATTTCATAATCATTTCCATTATCTCCAAAGGCTAAAACATCATCAATAGAAATACACTCAAATAAAGCAATGCTTTTAATAGCATTATACTTACTAGCATCAATACTTGTAATTTCTAAAAGATCATTGGCAGAATAAAACACACTTATATCTTTAAAATTTTTCTCTCTAATTTCATTTGCAAACTCTGCAAGCTTAGAACAATCGTTAGAATAATAAACTATCTTAGAACAAGAATCTATCTCAAGCTCAGATAAATCAGTAATAATGGGTTTTACTCCTAAATTTGCAACAAAATAATTCATAATTGGACTTCTAATCTCTCTATCAGAATACCAATCATTAAGTATATAAAGATTAATATCAATATCCCCTCTCTTTAATTTAAGAATCTCTCTTACTACATCATAATTAATCTTATATCTCAGAATAAGATTATTTTTAAAAAACACCTCAGCCCCATTGGCAGTCACAACATAACCCTCATCAAGTTGTAACTCTTTAAGTTGCACTAAAACATCCTTAATCTCATATAACCTTCTACCAGTAGCAATAATCATATGAAAATCTTCTTTTAATCTTAAAAGAACTTTAAGAGTCAATGATGAAATTTCATGATTGTTATTAAGCAAGGTTCCATCAAGATCAAACACTAACATCTTATATTTTTTATAATTGGCATTCATTATAATACCCTCTTTTAAATAAATGATATCATATTGGATTTATGAGTCCTAATTCTGACTTGAATTAAATCCATAAAAAAAATATAATATTGATAAAGGATAAAGAGAGAAAGAGTTAAATGTAAAGCTGAATGAATGATAAAATTTCAACTTTATTCACAGAAAAAAAAATAAAAAGCAAAATTAAAGAATTAGCACAAAAAATTAGAAACTATTATAAAGATAAAAATAATGTGGTTTTCATATCACTTCTTAAAGGCTCTTTTATGTTTTTTGCAGATATTACAAGAGAAATTGGATTAAACGTAAAAATAGATTTTTTGCAAGCTTCAAGTTATGGAGATAAAACTCATTCTTCATTAAATGTGCTAATCAAAAAAGATATTGATATTAATATACAAAATAGTTACGTAATAATCTTTGATGACATCATAGATACTGGATTGACATACAAAAAAATCATTTCACATTTAAAAACAAAGAATCCTAAAGAAATTAAAATTTGTACTCTTTTTAACAAACCATCTAGAAGATTAACAGAATTAAAGATAGACTATAAGGGATTTGACATTGAAAATGATTTCATAGTTGGATACGGCATTGATTTTAATGAAAACCACAGAACTTTAAAAGATGTAGCAAAAATAAATAAATAGGAGAGATGAATGTCAATTTATGCTGTTATTGGAACTCAATGGGGTGATGAGGGTAAGGGAAAAATTATAGATTTTATCTCATCAAAGGTAGATTATGTTGTAAGGTTCAATGGAGGCAATAACGCCGGACATACAATAGTTGCCAATAATAAAAAATTCATTTTTAATTTACTTCCATCAGGTGTTTTGCAGGGGGCAAAATGTATACTTGGACCTGGTGTAGTAATTGATCCCTCAATTTTAATTAAAGAAATTGAAACGCTTAACCACAATAATATAAAAGCAGAAATATTCATAAGTGATAAAGCACACATAATAATGCCTTATCATATTAAAATTGATGAACTTAGCGAACAAAAAAAACAAAATTATAAAATCGGAACTACAAAAAGAGGAATTGGACCCTGTTATGCTGATAAAATTAACAGAATGGGCATAAGAGCTACTGACTTACTTGACATAAAAACTTTTGAAAAAAAACTAAAAATAAATTTAGATGAAAAAAATGAAATTATAGAAAAGATATACAATGATAAACCTTTCAATTACGATGATATTTTAAGTAAATACAAAAAATATATATCAACACTGCAATCTACAATCACAAATACAGAAGAAATATTAAATCATGCCATAAATGCAGGACAAACTATCTTAATAGAAGGGGCCCAAGGCACAATGCTTGATATCGAACATGGAACATTTCCATTCGTAACATCAAGCAATACATTAATTACAGCTGCAACGGGATGTGGTATTCCCATTTCAAAAATCACGCAAAAAATTGGTATAGTAAAAGCATTCTCATCAAGAGTTGGTTCAGGACCTTTTGTAACTGAAATTTTAAATCCTATCGGAGATAAGATTAGGGAAAAAGGACAAGAATATGGATCAACAACAAAAAGACCTAGGAGAATTGGTTGGCTTGATCTCTTAACAATAAAAAAATCAATAAAGCTTAACGAATTAAACCATTTAGCCTTGACCAAATTAGACATACTAAATGACATTGAAGAGCTTAAAATTTGTACAGCTTATGAATTTCAAGGTAAAATATATGACTATATCCCCACGTCTTGTGAAATACTTGAAAAAGCCAAACCTGTATACAAAGTCTTTAAAGGCTTTAAACAAAATATTCAAAATATTAGCAATTACGATGATTTGCCGGTTGAGGCTAAAGAATATATTGAATTTATAGAAAGAGAAATAGGAATTCAAATTTCAATTTTATCTCTTGGAGCAGAAAGAGAAAAAACCATTTTTAGGAATCAAAAATGGATAAATATGTAAACCCATTAAAATCAAGATACGCAAGCAAAGAAATGCTCTACATTTTTTCACCAAAATTTAAATACACCACATGGAGAAAGTTGTGGTACAACTTAGCCTTAATGCAAAAAGAATTAGGAATAGATATTAGCAATAAACAACTAAATAAACTATCCAAATATATTGAAGACATTGATTTCAAAGTTGTAGAAAAATATGAATCTAAATTCCAACACGAAGTCATGGCACATCTTTATGCATATGCCGACTTAGCTGGTAATAATGCTAAAAAAATTTTACACATGGGCGCTACAAGTGCATATTTAATGGATAATACAGACTTAATCCAAATCAAAGAAGCTCTATTGCTAATTGAAAATAAAATGATAAAACTTATTAAAACATTAAAAAAATTCTCAATCACATATAAAGAACTGGCAATACTTGCATATACACACTTACAAGAAGCACAATTAACGACTCTTGGAAAACGAAGTAGCTTATGGCTTCAAAGTCTAGTTTTTGATTTTAAAGAACTTAAGTTCATTACGTCTAATATGTGCTTTAGAGGAGTCAAGGGAACTGTTGGCAATCAAAGTAGCTTTAAAGAATTGTTTTCATCTAACTTTGAAAAAGTAAAAAATCTAGACAGCAATCTAGCAAAAAAAATGGGATTTGACAAGGTTTATAAAATCACTAGCCAAACTTACGATCGCAAATTCGATTCATCAATACTAAATTTTTTAAGTAATTTAGCTCAAAGTGCACATAAAATTACTAATGACATCAGATTCATGCAACACCTTAAAGAAATTGAAGAAAATTTTGAAAAACACCAAATAGGTTCATCGGCAATGCCTTATAAAAGAAACCCTATTTATAGTGAACGAATAGCTTCACTTGCTAAGTTTACAATGAGCTTACAATCAAGTAGTGGATTTATAGCAGCAACTCAATGGCTTGAGAGAACACTAGATGATTCAGCTTGCAAAAGGTTAAATATTCCCCAAGCATTTTTGGCTACTGATGCTATTTTGATACTACTAAATAAACTATTTGATAATATCAGAGTGAATAAAAAAATAATTGAAAAACATGTTAAAACAGAAATGCCATTTATCTTAACAGAAGATATATTGATGAAAGCAACAAAAAATGGCGGAGATAGACAAATATTACATGAAAAAATAAGAGTTTATTCAATGCAAGTAAAGGAAAACCTTTATTCAGGAACAACTGAAAATGACTTAATTAAACTCATCCTTAATGATGCAAGTTTCAAATTAACATCCAAAGACATAGATGAAATCCTAAATCCAAATGAAAACATAGGTTTTGCATCATGCCAAGTTGAAGATTTTATTAAAGCAATAGTCGACCCTATGCTTGAAAATAAATAAGGAATATTTAACATTTAGAAACAAATTTATTACCCCTTATGTAGAACCTCCAAAGTTTATTTGCATACTCTGCTGCATAATCAACGTTTATTCTCTTTGAACA
It contains:
- a CDS encoding Cof-type HAD-IIB family hydrolase, with translation MNANYKKYKMLVFDLDGTLLNNNHEISSLTLKVLLRLKEDFHMIIATGRRLYEIKDVLVQLKELQLDEGYVVTANGAEVFFKNNLILRYKINYDVVREILKLKRGDIDINLYILNDWYSDREIRSPIMNYFVANLGVKPIITDLSELEIDSCSKIVYYSNDCSKLAEFANEIREKNFKDISVFYSANDLLEITSIDASKYNAIKSIALFECISIDDVLAFGDNGNDYEMLKNVGKGILMKNANECVKNNLPNNEFTKFSNEEDGVAKFLIEFFDLDIQF
- the hpt gene encoding hypoxanthine phosphoribosyltransferase, giving the protein MNDKISTLFTEKKIKSKIKELAQKIRNYYKDKNNVVFISLLKGSFMFFADITREIGLNVKIDFLQASSYGDKTHSSLNVLIKKDIDINIQNSYVIIFDDIIDTGLTYKKIISHLKTKNPKEIKICTLFNKPSRRLTELKIDYKGFDIENDFIVGYGIDFNENHRTLKDVAKINK
- a CDS encoding adenylosuccinate synthase codes for the protein MSIYAVIGTQWGDEGKGKIIDFISSKVDYVVRFNGGNNAGHTIVANNKKFIFNLLPSGVLQGAKCILGPGVVIDPSILIKEIETLNHNNIKAEIFISDKAHIIMPYHIKIDELSEQKKQNYKIGTTKRGIGPCYADKINRMGIRATDLLDIKTFEKKLKINLDEKNEIIEKIYNDKPFNYDDILSKYKKYISTLQSTITNTEEILNHAINAGQTILIEGAQGTMLDIEHGTFPFVTSSNTLITAATGCGIPISKITQKIGIVKAFSSRVGSGPFVTEILNPIGDKIREKGQEYGSTTKRPRRIGWLDLLTIKKSIKLNELNHLALTKLDILNDIEELKICTAYEFQGKIYDYIPTSCEILEKAKPVYKVFKGFKQNIQNISNYDDLPVEAKEYIEFIEREIGIQISILSLGAEREKTIFRNQKWINM
- the purB gene encoding adenylosuccinate lyase, translating into MDKYVNPLKSRYASKEMLYIFSPKFKYTTWRKLWYNLALMQKELGIDISNKQLNKLSKYIEDIDFKVVEKYESKFQHEVMAHLYAYADLAGNNAKKILHMGATSAYLMDNTDLIQIKEALLLIENKMIKLIKTLKKFSITYKELAILAYTHLQEAQLTTLGKRSSLWLQSLVFDFKELKFITSNMCFRGVKGTVGNQSSFKELFSSNFEKVKNLDSNLAKKMGFDKVYKITSQTYDRKFDSSILNFLSNLAQSAHKITNDIRFMQHLKEIEENFEKHQIGSSAMPYKRNPIYSERIASLAKFTMSLQSSSGFIAATQWLERTLDDSACKRLNIPQAFLATDAILILLNKLFDNIRVNKKIIEKHVKTEMPFILTEDILMKATKNGGDRQILHEKIRVYSMQVKENLYSGTTENDLIKLILNDASFKLTSKDIDEILNPNENIGFASCQVEDFIKAIVDPMLENK